aaaaactagaggaagtaacaggatttgaaattgtaaagaaggttaagtatttaggggtttatattacgtcatcaaatgtgaaattgtataagaataactatgaggttttatggcaaaaagttcagaaggagttgattgtttggaaaaattgcaattatctttgctggggagaattgctgctattaaaatgaatgttttacctagatttttattcctctttcagatgataccaataattaagaaagataagaatcttgaggaatggcagaagggaattaacaaatttatatgggaaggtaaaaaagctagggttaaaatgaaaataattcaagattctcggaaagggaggtttaaaatgcctaattttaaattatattatgaagcagctgctctctctgcaataagtgattggtttaatttaacagaggacagaattttgaatatagaaggttatgatttgttatatggatggcatgcatatttaatttatgacaaaaagtggataaggcctttaaaaatcatgtgctaagaaatgcccttctgcgtgtttggaaaaatactcatataaactaaattataaggttcctatatgggcatgtcctagacatacagtagaaaatataaacatagaacagaagcaggaaatgattacatataaagatcttttgtatactgaaagaggtaatttgcagttaaaatctctgcaagtattaagagaggaagggaaaaattatacttggtttcaatatgagcaattacatgctagatggaagggagatcaaaaaattggtatagagcagaacgagggaaatttggtaaagcaaattagaaatcagtctcaggagcatataaagagattgtataatgtgttacttgaaatagattctgaaagggacttggtaaaggactgtatgataaagtgggcacaaaattttcaggagccaatattattggaaacgtgggaaaaaatttgggttagaaatgttaaattcacgaggcacagaatctgaggaaaatttttataaaatgttttatagatggcatctagatcctaaaaaattatcgtgtatgtatccagaaatgcaagcaaaatgttggagatgtaattgtgatgacgctacatattttcacatttggtggacttgtaaggacataaaggccttttggataaaaatttggtggattttacaaaatgttctgaaaaagaagataaagttcctgccgcaatttttcttgttgggaattattacggattgtacagtaattgagactaaattgattttaaatctaataactgcagcaagattactaataggacaatattggaagaaaaaagaagtaccaacaatacaagaatggatattgaaagttgccaatttggctgagatggcgaagatatcagcctttttgaaagacaatacgcaagaaagatacttaaaggaatggaaaaaatggattgactatattcaacgtagatatcagactaagagttatcagactgtttttgaatgattatgatgtattattttgattgcttttggggaagttaggaattgatgattgtagggtataattaagttgggacgaaactttttagcatatgtttgttttacttttaactataccttgtgctcgttccgggaagtcggggaggggttgcgaagggaggaggggaaaggggaaaaaattttgtaaaactttttgaataaaaaaaaaaaaaaaaaagataagattaTCTGGTATTAACGATAAGGCTGGCTTGTCTTGGAAAAACACCAGGCAGGCGCAGTCCCGCAGAATCGGGGGCATGCGattgtagtcctcaagttattacCActtgtttagtgatggttcaaagttacaaactttgaaaaaagtgacttaggttttcacacttacgaccatttgcaGTCATAACGGTCCCCgggttcacatgatcaaaattcggatgcttggcaactgactcgtgtttatgatggttgtagtgtcccggggtcacgtgatccgaaATAGTGATCTTCCAGCAAATGATGGGGAAGATGGATTCGCGTAACAACCACGTGACCAACGGAGCAATTGCagcttttcacttagcaacagtggcaGTAAAGGTCCCCAAATGGGTCCGAACTGACTTCACAAGCGTCTCGCTtaacaacggaaatgttgggGTTCACTGCGGTCATAAAACAAGAATTATCACATTGTAATTGAAGAGATGGGGGTTCAGTCTGACGGGGGTTCATGGACTGACTCAGCCCCAGTCAGCCTTACCCACCTCaagtgatatacaggtagtcctcaaagttaaatataaaaaataaataaaaaaaatgagcatggtattcatttaacgactgtcgcaaaaaaaaaaaaaaaaaaggataataaaATTGGGATAGATATGTGACCGGAATCGTTTAATGAGCATTATTGCTCATTAcggagctgcggtggcacagtgattagagtgcactactgcaggctacttctgctgactgctggctgccagcagttcgaatcccaccaggctcaaggttgactcagccttccaaccttccgaggtgggtataaTGTGGAGCcacattgttggggaaaatatggtcactctgtaaatcacttaagagagggctggaaagcactgtgaagtggtatgtaaatctaagtgctattgctattgaatcaCAACCATTGCAGGCACGGCTCATTATCGTGGTAACTCCAAGACGCTGTTTAATTTCAACCCAACATGTAATGGATGCACGATCGAAGCTGTGAATGTTttgttttaaggaaaaaacacCTGAGAAAATTtagattaaaatgattaaaaaaataaagcaaaccaaataaatgcaataaaataaaacaaagaaataaagtaaaataataatgctaaaataaaataaagaagtaaaATGAAAcagtaaaatataacaaaaataaaataaaacaaattgaaataaaataaaacaaagaaataaaataataaaattgaaataaaatagaatgaaaagaaaagaatggaataggaataggaatagaaaatagaatagagaatagaatagagactaCAAAATAGAGAGTAGAAAAttgaataggataggatacagGATATAGATTAATTATTGTTAATCTCAtaatattatgtaaataaatataatgtaaatatttatatttagtagcagaattgaacaaaaatagagaatATGTGTGTCGGTACAGAAGACTGTAAAAATagcatatattgtattgttgtgtttttttttactgtgtttttgttcctgtttcccccccccccagtttttaaaggggaaaagttcaataaaaactattttttaaaaaagcatacagaatatagaatagaataaggaatggaatagactatccctgtgcttaagcaggaaaccctatacaatttgagacacctcgtttctttcttaaaaacttccagtgttggggcagctacaatttctgaaggcatttAAGGTAAAGAGTTATGGAAATTAAATTCAAATCGCCTCTTCTTCGACTAGTAATCCTTGGCTGATGAAGATTGGATGGAGGTTCGCTTTTGATATTATTCTGGCTGTTCTTTTATTTCCACACagatcaatttttaatttttttaaaaaaaaatttccaaccTCCACGGAGAGCACAATTTTTGTGTTAAAATCAACATTTGAgaggtgggcgggggggggttgGGGAGAAGAGAAGGATGAATTGGCAAAGCGATAGCCAGGTCCAGGATAAGAAATGCTGGGGGAGAGGAGCCCAGATCAAAGGAtaaatttttttgcctttttttccagGAGGGGCTAATGGGCAGAGAGACCCGAGTTCGAGAGATTGTgaggtgggaagagagagagagaggggggagggaatataaaaaatataaatagagaTGATGACGTAAGCTAGTTGGGTTGTGAGACGTCTGCAAAAAAGCCACCAAACACCCAGGACCCCATAGTccgtctgtccttccttccttttctccctacttctctccccctcctctccacaaaccccactctgttctagcattgatgatgctccctagttgggtcatgagacgtctgcaagaaaacctcccagctcagaaagcagcaaggagcccaccaaaaaacaaaacaaaaaaaccaaaccaagaaATAAATTGCCTTTATGGCTCAAATGAAAGTCAAAATCctctattttcatattttattgattCTGTTTATTATGAGCATTTCTCCCCTACACCAGacacaggaattctgggagttgtagtccatccctcttaaaaggAACCACACCTTGAGGAACATCAGGTGAGAGTTACCAATCGAGGGTTGAGCATTACACCATAACCCAATCGATCTATTCTCCCCATCCATCCCAAATGGGGGAAagaatgggagttgtagtctaccCCTCTTGAAGGCCATCCCCCCtctttgagaaacactggacatCGATTGAAGGTCGAGCATTATTGTCACAATCACACTTCATCGCAACAAGGCTATTTGCCTCCATCAATCTCAGCTaggggatgatgggagctgtaGTCTCTCTATCCCCATCTTTAAAGAGTCCAAATTTGAGAACTAAGCACTGAAGGTCGAACGTTACTGCATGACTCAACAAGGCTATTCTACCTATCCATCCCATCTTGggggggatgatgggagttgtagttcacccaatggtgaaatctgaaccggtttactaccggttgcttgcgcgcatgtgcagtgggcaccacacaccaaatgcaaggtgcttgGGCACGcatgcactgcacaccaaaaagaggcatggggtaaatagaacagtgtGTATGTGTGATAGCTGTGGTGTGcgagcattttatttttacaacctatttggccaaataggttgtaaaaaaatacttttaaaagtaaaaaaaaaaggctctggcaattgTGCacctcagagccttttaaaagcattttttaaaagaagtggcaagcagggaagcgagcaactgggcattgggtgggcagggatttttgctaccggttgatGCGCTAATTGCGTTGACCCGACTTCAGTCTTGTTCCAGAATTTGTTCCTTTCCTGAGGGCAGGGGGGCTGGgagcctgtcagttttggaaggcaattttctttttgcttcctaactgccacatattttagctggggaagttgggagggggttgttgttggagcggtagaaggttagtcataacaacattccgtattcaaggacttttgcctgcgtctgatgtaggctgcctgaagactgtatccaattgagtgtgaagagttgattggacaatgtgatcaacttgtgggtgtggggccacccacaaattcatcacattgccatcactaccggatcggctgagctGGtcaaaaccgggagcatttcacccctttaaGAGGGATGGCCACTTTTGAGAGGCCTTCAGTGAAAGCCAGCAAAGGAGAGCTGAGCGGGTGACTCCCAGTCCCATCACCACAAACCTCTTGTGCCAATCAATCCCAGCTGGGGAGGATggtgggagttgtagtccgccATCTTTTAAAAGAGGCACAATCTGAGATCTAACCATTGAGGGTCGGCCAACTACTCCAAAGCCAACAAGGCTATTCTGCCCATTGATCCCAGCGGGGGTGGtggtgatgggagttgtagtcccccaTCTTTTAAAAGAGGCCCAATCTGAGATCTAACCATTGAGGGTCGGCCAACTACTCCAAAGCCAACAAGGCTATTCTGCCCATTGATCCCAGCGggggggatgatgggagttgtagtcccccaTCTTTTAAAAGAGGCCCAATCTGAGATCTAACCATTGAGGGTCGCCCAACTACTCCAAAGCCAACAAGGCTATTCTGCCCATTGATCCCAGCGggggggatgatgggagttgtagtcccccaTCTTTTAAAAGAGGCCCAATCTGAGATCTAACCATTAAGGGTCGCCCAACTACTCCAAAGCCAACAAGGCTATTCTGCCCATTGATCCCAGCGGGGGTGGtggtgatgggagttgtagtcccccaTCTTTTAAAAGAGGCCCAATCTGAGATCTAACCACTGAGGGTCGGCCAACTACTCCAAAGGCAACAAGGCTATTCTGCCCATTGATCCCAGCGGGGGGGgacgatgggagttgtagtcccccaTCTTTTAAAAGAGGCCCAATCTGAGATCTAACCATTGAGGGTCGCCCAACTACTCCAAAGCCAACCGGGCTATCCTGCCCATCGGTCCCAGCGGGGGTGGtcgtgatgggagttgtagtccctccCTCCATAAAACCCGGGCGatatttcctcctccccccccccaccaaaggaGGGCGCCCCTACCGGATGAAGGTGGTCTTTCCGGTGGAGTACTGGCCCACCAGCAGCACCATGGGCTTGTTGTCGAAGTCGGCGTCCTCCAGGGCGGGCGAGTGGAACTCATGGAACTTGTAGTGCTCCTCCAGCGGCAGCAGCTTGGCCTTGTAGAGCTTCTTCAGCCCTTCGCTCACCGTCTGGAAGACCTCGGGGTCCTTCCGACGGCGGTCGTCGCCGCCCAGCCAGCTGAACATCGCCGCGGCCACagcaagggagggaaaaaaggaggcaggcaggcaggcagagaaaggagagagaagagactcAGCCGGGCGGCGGCGGGAGTTTAAATGCCAGACCTGCCAGAGGCCGGCCCCGGAACCGGAAAAGGCTCGTACGACGGACGTCCAATCTGGAAGGAGCACGCCGCGCTAGGAGGCGCTCTCTATGGGCGGCGGCGTGGTAATAGAGGAAAAGGAAGCCGCgctaagaggagggagggagggacggggggTGGGTTTCCGGCCTTCTGGTCGGCTAAAGAATGgatggggcttccggttagggaaGAGACAGAGCACGGCGCTCTAGGAGACTCTATGGGCGGCGGCGGGCCTTTCCGGTTAGGTAGATAAAAGGAAGCCGCACTAGGAGGTTACTCCATGGTGGAAGGGGGTCCTGGCCTTCTGAATAGAGGGCGGGTTTCCGGTTTGGGAGGCAAAAGCACGGCGCGCTAGGAGgcgactctatggcaaggggccgGTTTTTCTGGTAATTGATAGGCCTTTCGGTTAAGTAGAGGACAAGGAAGCCGCGCTAGGAGGGGACTCTGGCGGCGAGTCCGATTTTCCGGTCAGACTCTATGGCAACGGGGTGTCCGGGCTTCCACAATTAGGGCCTTCCCAGTTAGTAAAGCACGCAGCCCTGAGAGGAGACTCTATTGCGGGGGGGCGGGGCTTGCCTTGAGTGGGACTTGCTGGGTGGAGAAGACCGCAAAAGGGCAACAAAGGGGAACAGTCACGCCGCACTAGGCGGCGTCTCTATGGTGTGGTCGGCCGTTCTGGCCCAGCCAGAGCAGTGTCTCCACCCACTGAGGACTTCCGGTTATGTGGAGAAGAAGCACGCTGCGCTAGGCGGAGTCTCTATGGCGGGGGGAGTGGAAATCTGTCCTCCTGGCCCAGCCCAAGCAGTGTCAGCGCTAACACTGAATGGGACTTTCCTCTGcatcttttttccttccccctgGCGGCCGAGTGGAGGCGCAGGCGCGTTCGGGGGAGGCTGGCGGGCTGCCGCGCAGGCGCAGAATGGTCCTGGCCCTCCGCTGAGATGTCTACTTCAATGCGCAAttgggaggggggtggggaggaaagaggTTTGTTCGCCGTGGCGCATGCGCGCAGCCGTCTCGTGAGGCCGGTCCTCCGCAGAGGCGTCTACTTGACTGCCTGCGCGGGGTCCTGGCTTGACATTGATCCGGTCGCCATGTCGCAGCAGCCGCCTCAGCAGCCCCGCGGACCTCCGggcgtcgccgccgccgcctcctcctctaaCCCGGGCTTGATTGGCTTCCTCCGCCACCAAGTCAAGCATCGGCCCAGCGTGAGTGGCTCCCCGGGACTCCCGGCCCCATCGTCCCCGGCAGGGTCATTAGCGCGCACGCCTGGACTCCAGGTCCCATGATCCCCTCCGTGGGGCAACCCACCGTGGAGGTCATTAGCGCGCACGCCTGGACTCCAGGTCCCATCATCCCCGGCCGGCGCAGCCCCACCCCCGGGGTCGCTTATGCCCCTGGACTCCAGGTCCCATCGTCCCCGGCACGTGACCCCAGCCCAGGCTCGTCTTCACCCGATCCCCGTTTCCCACCATCCTGACCGGCCAAAGTCAGTGAGGGGGGGGAGGCggtttcgcttaacaacggtggcaagggaggtcagaaaacggggcaaaactcaaattttggggctccgttgaggtcgtaaggcgaggacggCCCGTATTTTTCTAAACGGCCGTAAatccgaggacttcctgtatggcTCCTAATTTCTAATTTTTTCCTCCTAGCTTATTCCGCTTTTCTTGATTATGGGGACTGCAGTGGCCGGTGCCGGACTCTATTTGATGCGTCTGGCTTTGTTCTGCCCTGAAGTCAGGTATGTCTCCGTCGCACCCACATTAAACCTGGTTTATTATCCGACAAACCACAATTCTTGGGTTGGAAGAAATCCTCTGAATTTgcccatttgcttttttttttttttcttcattttgcaaaCAGCAAAACAACATTGAGAATAAAAGGACCagcccttttttttaatgaacactTTAATTTAATATGGGGACCCCTCAGGACttaacaacggttcatttagtgaccattcaaagtggcattgaaaaaagtgacctatggccGTATTTCACGctgtctggacttcagctcccagaatttcccaagcgtctgagctgggtggtgtctgagctgggtggtgtctgagctgggtggttttcttacatttcattacccaactacggaacatcatcagtgctaaaagagaggaggaggaaggaaggggaggaaggactgtggggtccttagtgctctctgagctaggtggttttcttgcagacgtcttatAACCGAACTAGGGAATGTCATCAGTGTTAGGAGTGTAGTATTTTCTCTCTATTTATATAcagtcctttctagcactgatgatgttccatagatgggttatgaaatgtcggcaagaaaaccaccaagttcagagagcaccaaagaccacactgtccttcctcctcctcctcctctcccctcccttctggcactgatgatgttccctagtttggtcatgaaacgtctgcaaagaaACCAtccatctcagagagcaccaaggaccccacattctcCATGATGCCTGAGAATGCTACAGGGAGGGGGGATTGTGGAGCAGAGGAGCaggagaataggaggaggaggaagattgtggggtcctggatgctctctgagcttggtggttttcttgcagacatttcatgacccatctagggaagtcatcagtgctagaaaggagtgtgattattttgtatataaactgtcagcctccgcatgctgc
Above is a window of Ahaetulla prasina isolate Xishuangbanna chromosome 4, ASM2864084v1, whole genome shotgun sequence DNA encoding:
- the NDUFA4 gene encoding cytochrome c oxidase subunit NDUFA4, translating into MSQQPPQQPRGPPGVAAAASSSNPGLIGFLRHQVKHRPSLIPLFLIMGTAVAGAGLYLMRLALFCPEVRWDKKNNPEPWNNLDPTHRYKFFAVNVDYSKLQKDRPDF